In Sinorhizobium sojae CCBAU 05684, a single window of DNA contains:
- a CDS encoding hydrolase: MTLNATPTPGNLLVSPKDHALIMIDFQSQMSFATKSIDAVQLRNNAALVANAAAGFKVPTILTTVAEKSFSGPMFAEITDAFPGQPLLDRTSMNTWEDAAVIEEVNRIGKKRLVLCGLWTSVCIVGPTLSALDQGFEVYVIADACGDVSDEAHERAMDRMVQAGVRPMTSLQYMLELQRDWARTETYDMTTGIAKKFGGAYGLGIIYAKTMFGASEGH; the protein is encoded by the coding sequence ATGACGCTGAACGCAACTCCGACCCCCGGCAACCTTCTCGTCTCGCCCAAGGACCACGCGCTGATCATGATCGACTTCCAATCGCAAATGTCGTTTGCGACAAAGTCGATCGACGCTGTGCAACTGCGCAACAATGCGGCGCTGGTCGCCAACGCGGCCGCCGGCTTCAAGGTCCCCACGATCCTGACGACGGTCGCGGAAAAGAGCTTCTCCGGCCCCATGTTCGCCGAGATCACCGATGCCTTCCCCGGACAGCCGCTTCTCGACCGCACCTCCATGAACACCTGGGAAGACGCCGCCGTGATCGAAGAGGTCAACCGCATCGGCAAGAAGCGCCTCGTGCTCTGCGGGCTTTGGACATCGGTCTGCATTGTCGGTCCGACCCTGTCGGCGCTCGATCAAGGCTTCGAGGTCTATGTAATCGCCGACGCCTGTGGCGATGTGTCCGACGAGGCGCACGAGCGCGCAATGGACCGTATGGTGCAGGCCGGCGTTCGGCCAATGACCTCGCTGCAGTACATGCTCGAGCTGCAGCGCGACTGGGCACGCACTGAGACCTACGACATGACGACTGGCATCGCCAAGAAGTTCGGTGGCGCCTATGGCCTCGGCATCATCTACGCCAAGACCATGTTCGGCGCTTCCGAAGGCCACTGA